CGACGTCCGGCCCGGCGCGCTGAAGAACGCCCTCGTCGCCGCTGGGGAGGACCGCACGCCCTTCTGGCACGGCTGGAACGGCTGAACCGCGCGACCTGCCGCCCACAGCGGAACAACATCGCTGGTCACGCCCCTGCAAGGGCGGAATGCTCGTCGCCCAACTTCCTTGGGAATAACTATCCCTCGGGCCGGGCGAGGTGGGAGAGTCGCGAGTAACGCGAGGCCCGGAGCCCCACCCGACGCGGGTGCACCGGGCTCACTTCCACCCGTAGCCGCAGATCGACCGGCACCGGCGAGCCTAACGAGCTGCGCTGCTCCGTGCGCGTGAACGTGCGGGTGTTGGTGTCCAAAATCGGGCCGTCAATTGCCTCTCCTGTAGTGCTTGGGTTCTTGGCACACTGGAGGAGGCCGGTGATCATGCTCGCGCGTTGGCGACGGGCGACCGACAGCCACCACACCACCAACCCTGAAGTGTGTCGTTGGTCACATTTTTCTTGATCGCGTCCCATGAGGGCCGTTTTTCCGGACTTCAGGGGCGTCCAGGGTTCCTTTGACCGAGGGGTGGTGTCGATGGCTGACCGCAGACACAAGGAGGCTCACGCCCGCGCGGCTGGCGCGGCGGGTGGGGCTGCGGATGGGACGACGGGTGCGGTGCGTCCCAGGGCCGCAGGGGCATCCGCAGGGGGTGTTGTTCCTAACTCCGCAGGTCGGAGCGGGGACAAGGCGCGCGGCGCGGGTGTCCGACTGATTGGTCACAATCAGTCTCAGTTCACGTCTGCCGCGCGGGGGCGCCGCCGCAGGGCGGCGGGCGGAGAGCCGGACGGGGCGCTGTGGGCGAAGCTGACGCCTCGGGATCGTCTGGTGCTGGAACTGGTTGCTGAACATCATGTTTTGACCACGGAGCAGCTTCGCGCGTTGGTGTTTCCGTCGATGTCGCGGGCACAGCATCGCTTGCTGCACTTGGCTGATTTGGGCGTGTTGTGGCGCACGCAGCCGTATCGCGCTGACGGTGGCTCGAAGCCGTTTCACTACCTGCTGGGCTATCGCGGCGCGGAGCTGCGCGCCGCCCAGGACGGCACGAGTCCGCCGCGTCCGTCCACGCACGCGGATCGGCTGCGCCGCATCCTCGAATCGCCCAGGCTGGGCCACTTGTTGGGGGTGAATCAGTTCTTCGCTGAGCTGGCCGACTACTCCCGCCGTGCCGGGCTCGGCGGGTTCGCCGCCGATGAGCGAGATTTCGGCCGCGAGGGTCTGCACACGTGGCGCTCCGAGGAGTCGATTACCGAGTTCTACGGCAACAAGATCACCCCGGACGGCTACGGCTGCTGGCACGAAAACGGCCGCTGGCTGGGGTTCTTCCTGGAACACGACACCGGCACCGAACCCCTGCGCCGTGTCGCGGACAAGATCGACCGCTACACCGGCTCCGGCAAGCCCTACACCGACCGTTTCGATGTGGCGCGGCGATTGGCGGGCATGGTGCTGATCTGGACCACCAGCGCCCGCCGCGAACAGGGCTTGCGAAAAGCCTTGCAGGCCAAGTATTCCCCCGTCCCCGTGGCGACCGCGTCCCGCGAGCACGGCCACCTGGACGGCCCGGCGGGCGAGGTGTGGTCCGTGGTCACCGCCGTGCCCGAGCAAGCCCGGCGGGTGCGATTGGGCGAGCTGCCCACCGTGATCGGCGGCACCACGGACGACGGCACTCCCAGGGTGCTCGCCGAGTTGGCCACACGCCCGCCGTCACCGCTCGACGATGACGATGACGACGAGGGCGCCTACCTCGACGGCGTCACCGACGAGATGCGCGAGGCCAACCGGCGCGGGCTCGACGTCGGCGACATCGTGCTCACCGACCCCGATCTCGACGAGGACACCACCAGCCATAGGACGCCCACGCGGCAACCGTGGCAGCGGTGGCGGCGTCCCGCCTGACTCCTTGACAACGCGACACGGTCGTCTGTGCTCTTTGGTCGACCCGCCCCGTGTCTCGCCCCGCGCGAGACCATGATCGAGA
This region of Saccharopolyspora hordei genomic DNA includes:
- a CDS encoding replication-relaxation family protein codes for the protein MLELVAEHHVLTTEQLRALVFPSMSRAQHRLLHLADLGVLWRTQPYRADGGSKPFHYLLGYRGAELRAAQDGTSPPRPSTHADRLRRILESPRLGHLLGVNQFFAELADYSRRAGLGGFAADERDFGREGLHTWRSEESITEFYGNKITPDGYGCWHENGRWLGFFLEHDTGTEPLRRVADKIDRYTGSGKPYTDRFDVARRLAGMVLIWTTSARREQGLRKALQAKYSPVPVATASREHGHLDGPAGEVWSVVTAVPEQARRVRLGELPTVIGGTTDDGTPRVLAELATRPPSPLDDDDDDEGAYLDGVTDEMREANRRGLDVGDIVLTDPDLDEDTTSHRTPTRQPWQRWRRPA